A part of Kitasatospora acidiphila genomic DNA contains:
- a CDS encoding GyrI-like domain-containing protein — protein sequence MDADARLVGRIDSLVVPGAELAIAVHRGPLNTIDLTFGDLGVYAARHEIGVDGPLREYYLRSPLDVPDEDDLVTEVGWPIFRSNG from the coding sequence GTGGACGCGGACGCGCGCCTGGTCGGCCGCATCGACTCGCTGGTCGTGCCCGGTGCGGAACTCGCGATCGCCGTCCACCGCGGGCCCCTGAACACCATCGACCTCACCTTCGGTGACCTGGGCGTCTACGCCGCGCGCCACGAGATCGGCGTCGACGGCCCGCTGCGCGAGTACTACCTGCGAAGTCCCCTCGACGTGCCCGACGAGGACGACCTGGTCACCGAGGTCGGCTGGCCCATCTTCCGCTCCAACGGCTAG